A window from Oreochromis aureus strain Israel breed Guangdong linkage group 16, ZZ_aureus, whole genome shotgun sequence encodes these proteins:
- the abcb11a gene encoding bile salt export pump — protein sequence MKKKVSLTSPSLADKEADSQNGEEKKKENALSIGYFQLFRFATWKDIVMMVVGSVCALVHGAASPLMLLVYGMMTNTFVDYEREVQELKDPNKTCNNNTIYWVNGTVYETDENTTLYCGVDIEAQMTLFAYYYVGIGFGVLIVSYFQIAFWVTAAAKQTQRIRKTYFRKVMRMEIGWFDCNSVGELNTRISDDINKINSAIADQVSIFIERISTFIFGFMVGFIGGWKLTLVVIAVSPLIGIGAGLMAMAVARLTGRELKAYAKAGAVADEVLSSIRTVAAFGGEEKEAERYDRNLVEAQNWGVKKGTIIGVFQGYLWCIIFLCYGLAFWYGSKLVIDTKEMTAGTLIQVFFGVLMAAMNLGQASPCLEAFASGRAAAKSIFETIDREPEIDCLSEEGHKLDKVKGDIEFHNITFYYPSRPDVKILDNLSMQIRAGETTAFVGPSGSGKSTTVQLIQRFYDPKEGTVTLDGHDIRTLNIQWLRSLIGIVEQEPVLFATTIAENIRFGRPGVTMEDIIQAAKEANAYNFIMELPQKFETMVGEGGGQMSGGQKQRIAIARALIRNPKILLLDMATSALDNESEAVVQEALDNVRTGRTTISIAHRLSTIRNADVIIGFEHGQAVERGTHSDLLGKQGVYFTLVTLQSQGQTNTTSDVISEAPEEDFDLKAGGFSRGSRRSSKRSSLRLRSWSQLSNDFVPDALSGSLKIATDTNITSENQRNDAEEHVEPAPVARILKYNQQEWPYMLLGSLGAAVNGSVNPIYAILFSQILGTFAIQDLNEQRKQINGICVLFCIVAVASFISQFLQGYSFAKSGELLTRRLRKVGFQAMLKQEVGWFDNPINSPGALTTRLATDASMVQGATGSQIGMIVNSVTSIGVSFIIAFYFSWKLTLVILCFLPLIGLSGVFQAKMLTGFANEDKKAMEEAGQVSSEALANIRTIAGLAKESSFVDSYEQKLESPYKSAKKKANIYGLCFGFAQCVIFMAYAASFRYGGFLVRAEGLQYMFVFRVISAVVISGTALGRASSFTPDYAKAKTAAAQFFKLLDRVPKISISQSDGEKWENFRGEIHFLNCKFTYPTRPDTQVLKGLRVSVKPGQTLAFVGSSGCGKSTSVQLLERFYDPDEGQVVIDGVPSHSVNVPFLRSQIGIVSQEPVLFDCSIAENIQYGDNTRSVSMEEIIEASKKAYLHDFVMTLPDKYETQVGAQGSQLSRGQKQRIAIARAIVRNPKILLLDEATSALDTESEKTVQTALDEARKGRTCIVIAHRLSTIQTADIIAVMSHGAVIEQGTHDKLMAKRGAYYKLVTTGAPIS from the exons ATGAAGAAGAAAGTCAGTCTTACATCACCCTCACTTGCAGATAAAGAAG CTGACAGTCAAAATGG ggaagagaagaaaaaagaaaatgctctGAGTATTGGATACTTTCAGCtg TTCCGATTTGCCACTTGGAAAGACATcgtgatgatggtggtggggAGTGTGTGTGCCCTTGTACACGGCGCAGCCTCACCGCTCATGCTCCTCGTTTATGGCATGATGACAAACACATTTGTGGATTATGAGCGCGAGGTCCAAGAGCTGAAAGATCCCAACAAGACGTGCAACAACAATACTATTTACTGGGTTAACGGCACCGTGTATGAAACGGATGAAAACACCACACTCTACTGCGG GGTGGATATTGAAGCACAGATGACCTTGTTTGCGTATTACTATGTTGGGATTGGATTTGGTGTTCTTATTGTTAGTTACTTTCAG atTGCATTCTGGGTGACGGCGGCTgcaaagcaaacacagagaATTCGAAAGACTTATTTCAGAAAAGTAATGCGAATGGAGATAGGATGGTTCGACTGCAACTCTGTGGGTGAACTAAACACGAGGATATCCGA tgacaTCAACAAGATTAACAGTGCCATTGCTGATCAGGTGTCTATATTTATTGAGAGGATctctacatttatttttggCTTCATGGTTGGATTCATTGGTGGGTGGAAGCTGACTCTGGTGGTCATAGCAGTGAGCCCTCTGATTGGTATAGGTGCTGGACTGATGGCTATG GCTGTGGCCAGACTGACAGGACGAGAGCTTAAGGCGTATGCAAAGGCAGGGGCCGTGGCTGATGAGGTCCTGTCATCCATCAGAACGGTAGCAGCTTTTGGAGGGGAGGAAAAAGAAGCTGAAAG GTATGACAGAAACCTTGTGGAAGCTCAGAATTGGGGAGTTAAAAAAGGAACAATCATAGGAGTGTTTCAGGGATACCTGTGGTGCATCATTTTCCTCTGCTATGGTCTGGCCTTTTGGTACGGATCTAAACTGGTCATCGACACTAAGGAGATGACGGCTGGTACTCTTATTCAG gttttctttggtgTACTCATGGCAGCAATGAACCTTGGCCAGGCCTCACCGTGCCTGGAGGCCTTCGCTTCTGGTCGCGCTGCTGCAAAGAGTATCTTTGAGACAATTGACCGG GAACCGGAAATTGATTGTCTATCGGAAGAAGGTCACAAATTAGACAAAGTAAAAGGTGATATTGAGTTCCACAATATCACCTTCTACTACCCATCCCGGCCTGACGTCAAG ATTTTAGATAATCTGAGCATGCAGATCAGAGCAGGAGAAACCACCGCATTTGTTGGACCAAGTGGATCTGGAAAGAGCACCACAGTCCAGCTCATTCAAAGGTTTTATGACCCAAAGGAAGGAACG GTGACTTTGGACGGTCATGACATCCGTACTTTGAACATCCAGTGGCTGCGCTCTCTAATTGGGATTGTTGAGCAGGAGCCAGTGCTGTTTGCTACCACCATTGCAGAGAACATCCGATTTGGTCGACCTGGAGTAACCATGGAAGACATTATCCAGGCAGCAAAAGAGGCTAATGCCTACAATTTTATTATGGAGCTACCACag AAATTTGAAACTATGGTGGGTGAAGGTGGAGGCCAGATGAGCGGAGGGCAGAAGCAGCGTATTGCTATAGCTCGTGCGCTCATCCGAAACCCCAAGATCCTCTTGCTGGATATGGCCACATCTGCCCTGGACAATGAAAGTGAAGCTGTAGTCCAGGAAGCACTGGATAAT GTGCGCACAGGCAGGACGACGATTTCTATAGCTCATCGTCTTTCCACGATTAGAAATGCAGATGTTATTATAGGATTTGAGCACGGGCAGGCTGTGGAGAGAGGAACACACAGCGATTTACTGGGGAAGCAAGGCGTCTACTTCACTCTGGTCACCCTGCAAAGCCAAGGCCAAACCAACACAACTAGTG ATGTGATCAGTGAGGCTCCTGAAGAAGACTTTGATCTAAAAGCAGGGGGGTTTAGCCGTGGAAGCCGTAGATCCAGTAAAAG GAGCTCTCTGCGGCTGCGATCTTGGAGCCAGTTGTCAAATGACTTTGTCCCTGATGCGCTATCAGGCAGCCTCAAGATTGCTACGGACACGAATATCACATCAGAAAAC CAACGAAATGATGCGGAAGAACATGTAGAGCCTGCTCCAGTTGCACGTATCCTTAAGTACAATCAGCAGGAATGGCCCTACATGCTGCTTGGCTCACTGGGAGCTGCGGTCAACGGCTCTGTCAACCCCATCTATGCCATCTTGTTCAGCCAGATTCTTGGG ACTTTTGCAATTCAGGACTTGAATGAACAGAGGAAACAGATCAATGGGATATGTGTTCTGTTCTGCATCGTGGCCGTGGCTAGTTTCATTTCACAGTTTTTACAG GGATATTCTTTTGCTAAATCTGGAGAGCTTCTGACGCGCCGCCTGAGAAAAGTGGGCTTCCAGGCCATGTTGAAACAAGAGGTCGGCTGGTTTGATAACCCTATAAACAGTCCTGGAGCTCTGACCACCAGACTGGCCACAGATGCATCCATGGTTCAGGGG GCAACAGGATCCCAGATTGGCATGATTGTTAACTCAGTGACCAGCATAGGAGTCTCTTTCATCATTGCCTTCTACTTCAGCTGGAAATTAACATTGGTAATTTTGTGCTTCCTGCCGCTCATTGGGCTGTCTGGGGTATTCCAAGCCAAAATGCTGACAGGTTTTGCAAATGAAGATAAGAAGGCAATGGAAGAAGCAGGTCAG GTATCCAGTGAGGCTCTTGCCAACATCAGAACCATTGCAGGTTTGGCCAAAGAGAGCTCATTTGTGGATTCATATGAGCAGAAACTTGAATCACCTTATAAGTCTGCCAAGAAGAAAGCCAACATCTATGGgctctgttttggttttgctcaGTGTGTCATCTTCATGGCTTATGCTGCTTCATTTAGATATGGAGGCTTCCTGGTCAGGGCTGAGGGCCTGCaatatatgtttgtttttag GGTGATTTCAGCAGTCGTGATCAGTGGGACAGCACTGGGCAGAGCTTCCTCATTCACTCCAGATTATGCCAAAGCCAAAACTGCTGCTGCCCAGTTTTTCAAATTGTTGGACAGAGTTCCTAAAATCAGCATAAGCCAGTCAGATGGAGAGAAATGG GAAAACTTCAGAGGAGAAATACATTTCCTCAATTGCAAATTTACCTATCCCACACGACCAGACACCCAGGTGTTGAAAGGCCTCCGTGTGTCTGTGAAGCCCGGGCAGACTTTGGCGTTTGTTGGGAGCAGCGGCTGCGGGAAAAGCACCAGCGTTCAACTGCTGGAGAGGTtctatgaccctgatgaaggacAAGTG GTGATTGATGGCGTCCCATCTCATTCAGTCAATGTGCCTTTCCTGAGATCTCAGATTGGGATAGTGTCCCAGGAGCCAGTTTTGTTTGACTGCAGTATAGCTGAGAACATACAATATGGAGATAACACCCGCAGTGTCAGCATGGAGGAGATTATTGAAGCTTCTAAGAAAGCTTATCTTCACGACTTTGTGATGACGCTTCCTGAT AAATATGAGACTCAGGTTGGTGCCCAGGGCTCGCAGCTGTCAAGAGGACAGAAACAACGCATCGCTATTGCACGTGCTATTGTCAGGAACCCCAAGATCCTGCTGTTAGATGAGGCCACGTCTGCCCTGGATACTGAAAGTGAAAAG ACCGTGCAGACTGCTCTGGATGAGGCAAGAAAAGGACGAACCTGCATCGTCATCGCTCACCGGCTGTCAACCATCCAGACTGCAGACATCAtagctgtgatgtcacatggAGCTGTCATCGAGCAAGGCACACATGATAAACTCATGGCCAAGAGGGGCGCCTATTACAAACTGGTCACAACAGGTGCTCCTATCAGCTAG